CGCCCTCGCGCTCCGCTGCGCAGCGCGAAAACCCGTGCGCTGCACTACAGGCCGGGCCGTTGCTCGTTCCTCGCATCGACCCGGCCTGTAGTGGTCCCGGTGTTGCGTTCGTTCCTCACTCCACACCGGAACCATCCTCATTTTTCCTGCTGTCCTTCGGATTTTTCGTCCCCATCGGAGCCGCCACAACCCGGTTCGTTTCTCACCGGGTCTGCGCCGTCCAAGACTTTTCCTCGGCGCTCGTGCCTCGCTTATTTCCTCGAAAAACTCTCGGACGGCTGGGCTTCGGTGTGACAACTCCGCTGGGAACAGCTCGTGAAACTCGCCAGCAGGAAAAACGATGGGGGAGACCAACCCAGGGCACCGGTCCTGAGCCCCCACTACCGAGAGGAATAGCTACCGTGGCTAAGAAATTCAAGAACACCAAGACTCCCGAGCAGCGCAAGACCGAAGCTGCCGAGCTGCACGCTCAGATCGCCGCAGGAGTCGAGAGCTTGACCGACTCGCAGCAGTGGGAAAAGTACCTCAGCTATTGCCGCGCGTTCCACTCGTACAGCATCAGCAATATTTTGTTGATCATGGCGCAGATGCCGGAAGCCTCGCGTGTGGCCGGCTTCCGTCGCTGGCAGGAGCTGGGCCGGTGCGTGTCTCGTGGCGAGAAGGGTATCCGCATCCTGGGATATGCCAAGAAGAAGATAGAAGAAGAGACCGAGCAGGGCGAGACCGAAGAACGATACGTCGAGTATTTCCCGCCGCTGTCAGTGTTCGATATCTCGCAGACCGAGATAATAGATGAGGACAAGGCCAACGCAGGAGTGATCGTCCACCGCCTCGAAGGTGAGGACGCCGGAGGTATCGCGGGTGCCGTAGAAGACTGGCTCACCGATGAAGGCTGGACCGTCACCACGGAGGCTATCGGCGGCGAGACCAACGGCATGACGAGTGCCGCACTTCGCAAGGTGATGATCTCGGAGAAGCTTTCACCGGCCCAGCGCGCTAAGACGATGATTCACGAAGCTGCACACGTTGTGCTGCACACCGACGAAGATCCCCGGGAGTACGTCGAGCACCGAGGCCAGAAGGAGACCGAGGCCGAGAGCGTTGCCTATGTGGTCGCGGGAATGTTTGGACTGGACACCAGCAGCTACACCATCGGGTATATCGCAGGTTGGGCGCAGGGGGACACCGAGATAATACGCAGCACCGCCGCCCACGTTCTGAAAGCCTCACACATCATCTACGAGGCACTGACCGAGACCGCCGAGCAGGTAGAAGCAATAGCCTAAGCAGCACACAGAGAGAGGCCCGTACCTAGCTATCCAAACTAGCTAGGTACGGGCCTCTTTTCTGATTCTAGTGCGGTATCGGTGTGCACCGCATCGAGCGGTGCAAACCGGCGAGGGGCTGCCACCCCTCGCGCTCCCCGCTGACCCCGGGACGCCACCGGACCAGGAGAAGGTGCCTCTAGTTGTGTGTCATTTCGTAGTTGATCCGTTCGGACCTATCGCCCTCACTGTCGCCAGTCTTGCGCGCAGTTGCTTTCGGTGGCTTGGCGAACTTGTTGACCTGGGCGCGGGTCCATCCCTGCTTTTCAGCAGCGGTCATCAGGCGCTTCTCTTCCTTCTTCGCTTCGTTGAGTTCGTGTTCAAGATCCACGCGCCGGGCGACTGCCTTGGCGAGATCTTCAACGGCTGCCATGCGCTCTTCGTTGACCTTCTGTGCTTCTTCAAGGACGTGGCGCTGTGCTGGGGTGAGTTCTCTCATTGGTCTGAGTCTATGCCGGGTAGCTGCTCAGTTTGAAGTGTCGCAGCCTGATTCCCTGAGCTGGACACATGCAACGTCGGTTCAGTCCGCTCTAGCTGACCGATCACCCACGCGTGCACCGCCTCATCTACATAGCGGATTACGTGTTCTCCGAACTCCAACCAGACCGGGCCGAGACCGGCCCCGCGCCAGAACGCGAGATCTGCTTCTGTCACGTCGAGCTGCTGCGCTACCTCGCTGGGAGTGATGATTCGGGACATGGTTACCTCCTGGTTTGCTTGGTCATCGTTCTTTTCGGCAACTGCCGAATATCGGGTGGATCAGGTTCGGTCCAGCCTGGAGATTGGTCCGTGGAATACCGGAGCGATTGAGCGAAGCGATTGAGTGAGGATATGCCGCGAAAGCCGGTCGGATGGCTTGACCGGTTCTGCGCAGCCCGCAAGCTCCCCCTGCGAAAAGAACGCTTGTCTTTTCAAGTCCGCACGTTCAGACACAGAAGGACCGCGGAAGGTTTCCCGGCGGAGCAAGCTGTAGAGTTAGCACGGCTAACTTGCTTGCGGCCCTTGTTGCTGCGCTGGGCCTGTGGCACCCTTGAACCCATAGGGTTCAAGGGTCGTTGCACTGGGCTTCAAGGGCGGTGAGTTTCATGTCAGGACGGATGCGGCAAGCGAACGCCAGGGGCGGTCGCCCGATCCGTCGTGAGGTGAAGCTGACCGAGTTCGAGGACAACGCCCTCTACTTCGCAGCTTCGGCGGCCGGCATGACTCCCGCGCGATTCCTCAAGGAATCTGCGTTGTCCCGTCACCGTGGAATCAGCGTGTCGGAGCGCCACGAACTGATCACTCGACTTCACCAGATCCAAGGCGCGATTGCGGCCATTGGCAACAACATCAATCAGCTCGCCCGCCACGCCAACGCCGAGGATGCACTCACCAAAGAGATCAGCGCGGAGTTAACTCACTCACTGACTCAGGCGCGCGCCACTATGCAGCGTGTCAATGATGTGTTGCCGTCGTTGGCTGTGTCCCCCGAGGAAGCTGATGCCACATGATGCCTAACGTCACGCGTGGTGATCGTATGGCGGGACTCGTCATGTACCTGGCCGGTCCAGGCCGCGCCAATGAGCACACGAACCCCCGGCTGATCGCCGGACATGACATGGTGACTTTCGCTGTTGCGCCCGGTAAGGATCTCAGCCGAGACGATGCGCTTGATATCGCCAATGTGCTCGATGCTCCGCGCAAGCAGCACGGCACGAGCGTGCAGGTTCCCGTGCGTGAGTTCGATGAGGAACAGTCCACGTATGTCACCACCGGCTACAAGGACGCGCACGTGTGGCACTGCTCGCTCGCGCTCAAAGCAGACGAGGGGAAACTCAGTGATGAGTTGTGGGCCGAGATCGCTTACGACTTCGTAGAAGGCATGGGCTTCATCGACCCGGACGGCGCGAAATCGTCTCGCTGGGCCGCCATTCACCACGGGGACTCCAGGAACGGCAACGATCATATTCATATCGCCGTGCAGATGGTCCGTGAGGACGGCACGAAGGCCGACGTGCACTTTGATAAGCGCCGGTCTCAGAAAGTCGTCGGGGAGATCGAGAAGAAGCGCGGTCTCGTGGTGCTCGAATCACGAGATAAAAGCCGTGGTCTCGCCGGAGACAAGCCGGCCGAGCGCAGCACTGCGCAGCGGAACAACCAGGCGATGCCGGCCCCGGTTGAACTGCGCCGCAGGATGCGCGCAGCCCTGTCCACGTCATCGAGTCAGCACGAGTACGTGCAGCGGCTCATGGATTCAGGTGTGCGTGTGGCTCCACGCTTCGCCAAGGGCTCGACAGATCACGTTGTGGGCTATCGGGTCGGCATTGCCCCTGAGAAGGGGTCGAGCCAACAGACGATCTATTATGCGCCGTCGAAGATCGACCGCACATTGGGTTGGCCCTACATCAGCGCCCGGTTCAACGGCGAGGGTAGAGAGGGTGCTGATCGTCTGTTGCGCGGTATTCGTTCAGGATCGATCGCGCAGCCAGATCGCGCGAGTAAGGTCCATGACTTCGAGCCGCGCCGTGCGCAGCAGCTCATGGCAGGAAACGCGGCACCCGATGCGTTGGCGAACATCTACGCGCGGGTCTCGATGTCGATGGAGAAGGACAAGCCGGGAGTGTTCCACCAGCTATCGGAGAACTACGCCCGGGCCGCGCAGTCAGGCGGCAACGCCTCCCACGCTCTGCGTCTGGGAGCACGGTTCGCGTCGAAGAATTCAGCGCGTAGTTGGCTTGCCGTGTTGCAGCAAGCGAACCGGCTTGCCCGGGCGATGACTGATGACAAGCTGGCGAGTAACCGACCCCAGCTCACCGCCGCGACGTTGCCCGCTTTGGCTCAGGCTGACCGGATCATTCGGGCCGAGCTCATCCGTATGCAGAAGGAGAATGCCAGCAGCTCAGTAGCGGCACCGACGAAGGAACCGACCACACGAACTCCTATGAGTGTTCATCGCCCCCAAGGTTGGAGTGCAGACCGGGGACACGGACGCTAATCGGCTACGGAAGGTAGGAACATGGCTGACAACGAAGAATCAGAGATCACGGAAAGCATCGCGTTTTTCGCACGGACCATCACCGGCTCTGCGATGCAGTACAGAGAATCAGCCACGCGTCAGCACCAGGCCGAAGCGCAGCAGCGCGCCGCCGCCCAGGCGAACATGCAGCGCACGGAGGCGCAGCTCGCATCAGGGTTGCGCCAGGAGGTCTACAGCCGAGAGTTCTGGCGTACGGCATCGAGTGAGAACATCGCTGACCATATGACCGTGGCCTCACACCTGGGACGCACTCAGCCGGATGCCCGCATGGCAGCCATGCACACGGCCGATGTGCTGCGCAACGATTTCGGGATCAACGTCGAGCACATGAACCGCGACCATCCGAACTCGTTGGAGGACCGGCACCACGCGCTGCGCGATGCCCTGGATGATCATTTCAACCGTGCACGAGTCGAGGCCGACGCCGACCAGACGCGGATCGACGCCCAACGCGAGACAGCCGTGCCAGAGGTCGCCGCCGCTGAGATCGCGCCGGCAGAAACCGAAGCTGAGCAGCCGGCCGAGAACACGCAGGCAGCCGCACCAGCCGAGCAGACCGCGGAGGTCAATGAAGCAACCGACCGCGCAGCAGAGGCACAGTCCTCAGAGAGCGCGAACCTTGCCACCGCAGATCGCGCCGGATCAGAGACACACCAGGACCAGGAGCACGCCCGATCAGAAGAAGCCACCGGAGGCCGACAGCCCGAGCCCTACACACGGGTCTCGAAACAGGAGCTTAACGAGATCCAGAAGCTCGATCCGGCCCTGGCCGCCGTTCGACAGCGGCAGGCCCAGGCATTCCCGGTGTCGGCGCAGTCCGCCGCCACCGGAACAGGCAAGACCGGACCCACCCCGGCACGCGGAGCCGTCAAGACTCAGAACAAGTCGCAGGTGATCTCTCGATGAGCGACACCAACTCCTTTGCCCCCGCTCTAGAGATCCACGAGCCCGAGGAGGCCGAGAGTGAAACGGCGGTCGATGAGCCCAGCGAGGGTGAAATGCCCTCGCTGGCCTACCCCAACGCTGGGGCATGGGTGGACGGCTGGCTTCTGCCGCACTACCGGCGCGAGCTGGGTGGCAGCAAGCGCCGCTGGGACCCGAACTGGTGGCACTACGAAGAGGTAGGCGGCGCGCTCGAAGCGCTGTGGCAAGCCTGGGAGCACCTACGACTGGAACCGGGTACAGGAATCGCGGTGTTCTACCGCGATTATCTCTACCCGATCATGGAACAACTCACCGCCCGCGACGGGCCGTTCTGGAATTACCACGGCACCTATGCCCCGGCGAAGAGCAACACTGTTCCACCGGCCTGGGAGACCAACTCCACGCCGCGTGGGTGGTTCCGCGAGGAAGGTGACTCCCGCGAGAACTAGCGAACAAAGAAGCACTGTGGCCCCGGAGGTGGCTGGGTCACTATCTTGCAGCCGTCGCTGCGCTGTCGAAGCTCAGTAGCCAACACCCACAACTCTCCGCGCTGGATGTCGCAGACGACTTGGTAGTGGCCCACACGGTGGACACAGAACCCCTTGCAGTTTGGTAGAAGAGGCTTACCCATGCTGGTCGGGTCGTCTAAGGACTCGACCTCTCGTAGTTTTCGCAGAATCTGCTGCGTCACTGACTTGTCGAGCTTCTTCAAGACCTTGCGAACGTCGGCATCGAGTTCAATCCGCCAGGTCGAGCTCACGCTCTATTTCCTCGAGCGAGTATGTGTGGCGCCGACCGGGGCGGATCTCGGCGACCTTCTGCCCAAGTGAGAGCTCCCATTCCAGTCGTTCGATGTTCTCTTCGAGTAGTGAGCGCAGATAATAGCTCTTTGGGCGTCCGGTGCCTTGAGCCACTCGGGAGAGCCGGACTTCTAGCTCTGCTGGTAATCGCACAGTGGTTGTCATATCCGCACCTCCTGCGCCAGGTTGTGTTATGTCCACACCAGACTTATTCGTGATGCGGTCGAACTAGTCGTCGCGACGGGACGGTCGGAGATGATGACGTCTGGACCAGTGGGGGAGATGATTTCCTACGCATGCCAACAATATTTCGCTTCTATGCCGCCTTCCTGCATTAGCCGCGTCAGGGAAACGCGGCACGGGACTCGAGTTCAGAGCGTGGCGGGACCGGCAACATGGTCGAACACGAGGCTGGTTTGAGTGGTGGCCACGATCGGATTCGCGGACAGATGCTCCAGTACGAACTGTCTGATGTGATCGATGTCCCGTGCCGTGACGTGGATGAGGAAGTCATCCACCCCGCCGACGAAAAAATACTGGGTGATTTCCGGGACCTTCTTAAGCGTCTCCCCAAAGGATGCCATCTGTTGCCGGGCCCCAGGGCGCAGCCTCACGCTGATCAAGGCCTCTATGCCCTGACCGAGCGCTTGTGGGTCTACGTCAATGGTGAAACGCCGGATCACCCCCGCTTGCCGCAACGCCTTCATACGAGCTAAGCAGGTGGAGGGGGCAATACCGAGAGTATTACTGAGTGCCTGGTTGGTCATGCGGGCGTCGTCCCGTAACAGTTCGAGCAGTCGCCTGTCGACGTGGTCCAACTCGCGCAGTTGCAGATCCTTCGGTGTGCGCACTCGAGAGGTTGGCATAGCTCCATTATTCTGTGGGTTTCCGGGCGGTCGCCGATATTTCTTCGATCCTATCGAATCGACTTGAAATTTGAGCAAGAATTTCCGAAGCGAACCACCGTTTCTTCGAAAGGACCACCCATGATCATCGCCGTCCCCCGCGAGGTGAAGAACAATGAATACCGGGTTGCCATCACTGCCCCTGGCGTCCACGAGTTGACCAAGCGGGGCCATCAGGTTCTTGTGGAAGCCGGTGCCGGCCTCGGGTCAGCGATCAACGATGAGGACTACCGCACAGCGGGTGCCACGATCGTCGCTCGTGCCGACGAGCTGTGGGCACGAGCGGACATGGTCCTGAAAGTCAAGGAACCCGTGGAGTCCGAGTATCACCGTTTCCGTCACGGGTTGGTGCTGTTCACTTACCTGCATCTGGCCGCCGAGCCGAAGTTGACGCGAGCCCTGCTGGACGCAGGCGTGACGGCAATCGCCTACGAGACAGTCCAGACTCCTGATCGTCGGTTGCCGCTACTGGCCCCGATGAGCGAAGTCGCGGGTCGACTTTCCGTGCAGGCGGGCGCTAACGCCCTGGCCGCTCCGGCCGGCGGAAAAGGCATTCTGCTGGGCGGCGTGCCCGGTGTGCACCAAGCGAAGGTAACGGTGCTCGGCGCCGGCACCGCCGGCACCAACGCCGCGGCTATGGCTGTGGGCCTAGGAGCCGAGGTGCGCATCATGGACATAAACGTCGACCGGCTCCGCCAGCTCGATGCTCAGTACGCGGGCCGCTTAAAAACCATCGTTTCCAACGCTCTAGAGGTTGAGCGTGCAGTCGTAGACTCTGATCTTGTCATCGGTTCAGTTCTGATCCCCGGCGCTAGGGCCCCTAAACTAGTCACCGACGCTATGGTCGCCGCCATGCGGCCCGGCAGTGTGCTGGTGGACATCGCCGTAGACCAGGGAGGTTGCTTTGAGAACTCGCATCCAACCACGCATGAGGATCCCACCTTCAAGGTGCATGAAACACAGTTCTACTGTGTGGGGAACATGCCTGGAGCCGTCCCCAACACTTCGACTTACGCCTTGACGAACGCCACGCTGCCGTACGCGGGCGCACTAGCCGACCTTGGCGTCGATGCCGCACTGGCGGCTGACCCAGCTCTGTCTGCCGGTCTTAACACCATGGACGGCCATGTTACCCACCGGTCGGTCAGTGCTGCCCATGGCTGGCCCTATCTGGACCGCAACGAGTTGGTTCCAGGTTAACAAGGGTCTGCCGCACCGATAGGTGACATTTTGATGTGACCTGCAGTCTGGTTTCCACTCGTCGTGACTAGCTTCCGGCGGTGAGCGGTTGAATGGCTTGAGCGAGGTCGTAGTCATGAGGCGTGTGAACCGCACTGGGATTCTTGGAGACTCCATCGTTTGGAAAGGATGATGGAGACATGCCGAAAGAGATCAACCCGGGCAACGCGACCACGCGCCGATACTCGGAGCAGGAGAAGGCCGCAGCAGTCCGCATGGTCCGCCAGCTGCGCAAGGAGCTGGGCACCGACCGCGGCACCGTGAAGCGAGTCGCTACCCAGCTGGGCTACGGCCCTGAGTCAGTCCGGTCCTGGGTCCGCCAAGCTGACATCGATAACGGCCACGCCCCGGGCCAGAGCACCGAGCAGTCCGCGCGAGAGAAAGCCCTGGAACAAGAGAACCGAGAACTACGGCGCGCCAACGAGATTCTGAAACGGGCCGCGACTTTCTTCGGGGCGGAGCTCGACCGCCAGTCACCGAGATAGTCGCCTTCATCGAAGCCAACAAGGACGACGTTGTTG
The sequence above is a segment of the Nesterenkonia lutea genome. Coding sequences within it:
- a CDS encoding ArdC-like ssDNA-binding domain-containing protein codes for the protein MAKKFKNTKTPEQRKTEAAELHAQIAAGVESLTDSQQWEKYLSYCRAFHSYSISNILLIMAQMPEASRVAGFRRWQELGRCVSRGEKGIRILGYAKKKIEEETEQGETEERYVEYFPPLSVFDISQTEIIDEDKANAGVIVHRLEGEDAGGIAGAVEDWLTDEGWTVTTEAIGGETNGMTSAALRKVMISEKLSPAQRAKTMIHEAAHVVLHTDEDPREYVEHRGQKETEAESVAYVVAGMFGLDTSSYTIGYIAGWAQGDTEIIRSTAAHVLKASHIIYEALTETAEQVEAIA
- a CDS encoding plasmid mobilization protein, producing MRQANARGGRPIRREVKLTEFEDNALYFAASAAGMTPARFLKESALSRHRGISVSERHELITRLHQIQGAIAAIGNNINQLARHANAEDALTKEISAELTHSLTQARATMQRVNDVLPSLAVSPEEADAT
- a CDS encoding relaxase/mobilization nuclease domain-containing protein; the protein is MMPNVTRGDRMAGLVMYLAGPGRANEHTNPRLIAGHDMVTFAVAPGKDLSRDDALDIANVLDAPRKQHGTSVQVPVREFDEEQSTYVTTGYKDAHVWHCSLALKADEGKLSDELWAEIAYDFVEGMGFIDPDGAKSSRWAAIHHGDSRNGNDHIHIAVQMVREDGTKADVHFDKRRSQKVVGEIEKKRGLVVLESRDKSRGLAGDKPAERSTAQRNNQAMPAPVELRRRMRAALSTSSSQHEYVQRLMDSGVRVAPRFAKGSTDHVVGYRVGIAPEKGSSQQTIYYAPSKIDRTLGWPYISARFNGEGREGADRLLRGIRSGSIAQPDRASKVHDFEPRRAQQLMAGNAAPDALANIYARVSMSMEKDKPGVFHQLSENYARAAQSGGNASHALRLGARFASKNSARSWLAVLQQANRLARAMTDDKLASNRPQLTAATLPALAQADRIIRAELIRMQKENASSSVAAPTKEPTTRTPMSVHRPQGWSADRGHGR
- a CDS encoding DUF4913 domain-containing protein — protein: MSDTNSFAPALEIHEPEEAESETAVDEPSEGEMPSLAYPNAGAWVDGWLLPHYRRELGGSKRRWDPNWWHYEEVGGALEALWQAWEHLRLEPGTGIAVFYRDYLYPIMEQLTARDGPFWNYHGTYAPAKSNTVPPAWETNSTPRGWFREEGDSREN
- a CDS encoding type II toxin-antitoxin system RelE family toxin; this encodes MSSTWRIELDADVRKVLKKLDKSVTQQILRKLREVESLDDPTSMGKPLLPNCKGFCVHRVGHYQVVCDIQRGELWVLATELRQRSDGCKIVTQPPPGPQCFFVR
- the relB gene encoding type II toxin-antitoxin system RelB family antitoxin, which gives rise to MTTTVRLPAELEVRLSRVAQGTGRPKSYYLRSLLEENIERLEWELSLGQKVAEIRPGRRHTYSLEEIERELDLAD
- a CDS encoding Lrp/AsnC family transcriptional regulator; this encodes MPTSRVRTPKDLQLRELDHVDRRLLELLRDDARMTNQALSNTLGIAPSTCLARMKALRQAGVIRRFTIDVDPQALGQGIEALISVRLRPGARQQMASFGETLKKVPEITQYFFVGGVDDFLIHVTARDIDHIRQFVLEHLSANPIVATTQTSLVFDHVAGPATL
- the ald gene encoding alanine dehydrogenase, which produces MIIAVPREVKNNEYRVAITAPGVHELTKRGHQVLVEAGAGLGSAINDEDYRTAGATIVARADELWARADMVLKVKEPVESEYHRFRHGLVLFTYLHLAAEPKLTRALLDAGVTAIAYETVQTPDRRLPLLAPMSEVAGRLSVQAGANALAAPAGGKGILLGGVPGVHQAKVTVLGAGTAGTNAAAMAVGLGAEVRIMDINVDRLRQLDAQYAGRLKTIVSNALEVERAVVDSDLVIGSVLIPGARAPKLVTDAMVAAMRPGSVLVDIAVDQGGCFENSHPTTHEDPTFKVHETQFYCVGNMPGAVPNTSTYALTNATLPYAGALADLGVDAALAADPALSAGLNTMDGHVTHRSVSAAHGWPYLDRNELVPG